One segment of Xanthomonas oryzae pv. oryzae DNA contains the following:
- the greA gene encoding transcription elongation factor GreA: protein MTSKGALRLREELEQLKSVKRPEVINAIAEARAHGDLKENAEYHAAREQQSFIEGRIKQLEGELSHAEIIDITKLSAGNKIVFGATVTLADTETDEEKRYQIVGDLEADIKMGLIAISSPLARALIGKLEGDSVTIDAPAGQREYEVVSVAYLD from the coding sequence ATGACATCGAAGGGCGCGCTGCGCCTGCGCGAAGAGCTGGAGCAACTGAAGTCGGTCAAGCGCCCGGAGGTGATCAATGCGATCGCCGAAGCGCGTGCGCACGGCGACCTGAAGGAAAACGCCGAGTATCACGCCGCGCGCGAGCAGCAGAGCTTCATCGAAGGCCGCATCAAGCAGCTGGAAGGCGAGCTCTCGCATGCCGAGATCATCGACATCACCAAGCTGTCGGCCGGTAACAAGATCGTGTTCGGCGCCACGGTGACGCTGGCCGATACCGAGACCGACGAAGAGAAGCGCTACCAGATCGTTGGCGACCTGGAAGCGGACATCAAGATGGGCCTGATCGCGATTTCCTCGCCGCTGGCGCGTGCGCTGATCGGCAAGCTGGAAGGCGATTCGGTCACCATCGATGCGCCGGCCGGCCAGCGCGAGTACGAAGTCGTCAGCGTCGCCTACCTGGACTGA
- the carB gene encoding carbamoyl-phosphate synthase large subunit, which produces MPKRTDLKTILIIGAGPIVIGQACEFDYSGAQACKALRDEGYRVVLVNSNPATIMTDPNMADAVYIEPINWQTVEKIISKEKPDALLPTMGGQTALNCALDLADHGVLEKYNVELIGAKREAIRMAEDRELFRVAMGEIGLDCPKAAVAHTLEEALEIQTRVGYPTIIRPSFTLGGSGGGIAYNREELIEIVGRGLELSPTTEVLVEESVLGWKEFEMEVVRDTADNCIIVCAIENLDPMGVHTGDSITVAPAQTLTDKEYQRLRDASIAVLRKIGVDTGGSNVQFGISPTTGRVVVIEMNPRVSRSSALASKATGFPIAKVAAKLAVGYTLDELRNEITGGLTPASFEPSIDYVVTKIPRFAFEKFPQADARLTTQMKSVGEVMAMGRTFQESLQKALRGLETGKIGLDPTGLDLSSEDDIAALKRELKAPGPERLFYVADAFRAGMTVAEVYALSFIDPWFLDQIEELISHEQQLADDGMAALDAARLRMLKCAGFSDARLAELIGSNEESVRTLRRALEVRPVYKRVDSCAAEFATSTAYMYSTYEDECEALPTDRDKIMILGGGPNRIGQGIEFDYCCVHAALALRDDGFETIMVNCNPETVSTDYDTSDRLYFEPLTLEDVLEIVELEKPKGVIVQYGGQTPLKLARALEANGVPVIGTSPDSIDLAEDRERFQQLVDTLGLKQPPNRIARNAEEALVLAREIGYPLVVRPSYVLGGRAMEIVYGESDLARYVRDAVKVSNDSPVLLDRFLDNAVEVDVDIIADKDGNVLIGGVMEHIEEAGVHSGDSSCSLPPYSLSPQTQAELRRQVVMLAEGLNVVGLMNTQFAVQVNEAGDDIVYLLEVNPRASRTVPFVSKAIGMPLAKIAARCMAGKTLAEQGAIKEIVPDYYSVKEAIFPFAKFQGVDPILGPEMRSTGEVMGVGRSFSAAFARAQEAGGIKAPPVGKAFVSVRDPDKQRVLPVAQALVERGFTLVATRGTGAWLQQNGLSCEIVNKVAEGRPHIVDSIKNGEIVYIVNTTEGRAAISDSFSIRREALQHRVTYSTTVAGAKALVHSLEFRGTGPVWSLQELHKELEA; this is translated from the coding sequence ATGCCAAAGCGCACCGACCTTAAAACCATCCTGATCATCGGCGCCGGCCCGATCGTCATCGGCCAGGCCTGCGAGTTCGACTACTCCGGCGCGCAGGCGTGCAAGGCGCTGCGCGACGAGGGTTATCGCGTGGTGCTGGTCAACAGCAATCCGGCCACCATCATGACCGACCCGAACATGGCCGACGCCGTGTACATCGAGCCGATCAACTGGCAGACGGTCGAAAAGATCATCTCCAAGGAAAAGCCCGATGCTTTGCTGCCGACCATGGGCGGACAAACCGCACTGAATTGCGCGCTGGATCTGGCCGACCACGGTGTGCTGGAGAAGTACAACGTCGAGCTGATCGGCGCCAAGCGCGAAGCGATCCGCATGGCAGAAGACCGCGAGCTGTTCCGCGTGGCGATGGGCGAGATCGGCCTGGATTGCCCGAAAGCTGCAGTGGCCCACACGCTCGAAGAAGCGCTAGAGATCCAGACCCGCGTCGGCTACCCGACCATCATCCGCCCCAGCTTCACCCTGGGCGGTAGCGGTGGCGGCATCGCCTACAACCGCGAAGAGCTGATCGAGATCGTCGGCCGCGGCCTGGAACTGTCGCCGACCACCGAAGTGCTGGTGGAAGAATCGGTGCTGGGCTGGAAGGAATTCGAGATGGAAGTGGTGCGCGACACCGCGGACAACTGCATCATCGTGTGCGCCATCGAAAACCTCGACCCGATGGGCGTGCACACCGGCGATTCGATCACCGTTGCGCCGGCGCAGACGCTCACCGACAAGGAATACCAGCGCCTGCGCGATGCCTCGATTGCGGTGCTGCGCAAGATCGGCGTGGATACCGGCGGCTCGAACGTGCAGTTCGGCATCAGCCCGACCACCGGCCGCGTGGTCGTCATCGAAATGAACCCGCGCGTGTCGCGTTCCTCGGCGCTGGCCTCCAAGGCCACCGGCTTCCCGATCGCCAAGGTCGCCGCCAAGCTGGCCGTGGGCTATACGCTGGACGAATTGCGCAACGAGATCACCGGTGGTCTGACCCCGGCCTCGTTCGAGCCGTCGATCGATTATGTGGTCACCAAGATTCCGCGCTTTGCGTTCGAAAAGTTTCCCCAAGCCGATGCGCGCCTGACCACGCAGATGAAGTCGGTGGGCGAGGTGATGGCGATGGGCCGCACCTTCCAGGAATCGCTGCAGAAAGCGCTGCGTGGCCTGGAAACCGGCAAGATCGGCCTGGATCCGACCGGTCTGGATCTGAGCAGCGAAGACGACATCGCCGCGCTCAAGCGCGAGCTCAAGGCGCCGGGCCCGGAGCGTCTGTTCTATGTCGCCGACGCCTTCCGCGCCGGCATGACGGTGGCCGAGGTGTACGCGCTGTCGTTCATCGACCCCTGGTTCCTGGACCAGATCGAAGAGCTCATCAGCCACGAACAGCAGCTGGCCGACGACGGCATGGCGGCGCTGGATGCCGCACGTCTGCGCATGCTCAAGTGTGCGGGTTTCTCCGACGCACGTCTGGCCGAGCTGATCGGCAGCAACGAAGAATCGGTGCGCACGTTGCGCCGCGCGCTGGAAGTGCGCCCGGTCTACAAGCGCGTGGACTCGTGCGCTGCCGAATTCGCCACCAGCACCGCCTACATGTATTCGACCTACGAGGACGAATGCGAAGCGCTGCCGACCGATCGCGACAAGATCATGATTCTTGGCGGCGGCCCCAACCGCATCGGCCAGGGTATCGAGTTCGATTATTGCTGCGTGCACGCAGCACTGGCGCTGCGCGATGATGGCTTTGAAACCATCATGGTCAACTGCAACCCGGAAACTGTCTCCACCGATTACGACACGTCCGACCGGCTGTATTTCGAGCCGCTGACGCTGGAAGACGTGCTGGAAATCGTCGAGCTGGAAAAACCCAAGGGGGTGATCGTGCAGTACGGCGGCCAGACTCCGCTCAAGCTGGCGCGTGCGCTGGAAGCCAACGGTGTGCCGGTGATCGGCACCTCACCGGATTCGATCGATCTGGCCGAAGACCGCGAGCGTTTCCAGCAGCTGGTCGACACGCTTGGCCTGAAGCAGCCGCCGAACCGCATCGCCCGCAATGCCGAAGAAGCCCTTGTGCTGGCGCGCGAAATCGGCTACCCGCTGGTGGTGCGCCCGAGCTACGTGCTGGGCGGCCGCGCGATGGAAATCGTGTACGGCGAATCGGACCTGGCGCGCTATGTGCGCGATGCGGTGAAGGTGTCCAACGATTCGCCGGTGCTGCTGGACCGCTTCCTCGATAACGCGGTGGAAGTGGACGTGGACATCATTGCCGACAAGGACGGCAACGTGCTGATCGGCGGGGTGATGGAACACATCGAAGAAGCCGGCGTGCATTCGGGCGATTCGTCGTGCTCGCTGCCGCCGTATTCGCTTTCGCCGCAGACTCAGGCCGAGCTGCGTCGCCAGGTGGTGATGCTGGCCGAAGGGTTGAACGTGGTCGGCCTGATGAACACTCAGTTCGCAGTGCAGGTCAACGAGGCCGGCGACGACATCGTGTATCTGCTGGAAGTGAACCCGCGTGCCTCGCGCACGGTGCCGTTCGTGTCCAAGGCGATCGGCATGCCGCTTGCCAAGATTGCCGCACGCTGCATGGCCGGCAAGACACTGGCCGAGCAGGGCGCCATCAAGGAGATCGTGCCGGACTATTACTCGGTGAAGGAAGCGATTTTCCCGTTCGCCAAGTTCCAGGGCGTGGACCCGATCCTTGGGCCGGAGATGCGCTCCACCGGTGAGGTGATGGGCGTGGGCCGCAGCTTCAGCGCCGCGTTCGCGCGCGCACAGGAAGCCGGTGGCATCAAGGCGCCGCCGGTGGGCAAGGCGTTCGTGTCGGTGCGCGATCCGGACAAGCAGCGCGTGCTGCCGGTGGCGCAGGCGCTGGTGGAACGGGGCTTTACGCTGGTGGCCACGCGCGGCACCGGTGCCTGGCTGCAGCAGAACGGGCTGAGTTGCGAGATCGTCAACAAGGTGGCCGAAGGCCGCCCGCACATCGTCGATTCGATCAAGAACGGCGAGATCGTCTACATCGTCAATACCACCGAAGGTCGCGCCGCCATCTCGGACTCGTTCTCGATCCGCCGCGAAGCGCTGCAGCACCGCGTGACCTATTCGACTACTGTCGCCGGCGCCAAGGCGCTGGTGCATTCACTGGAATTCCGCGGCACCGGCCCCGTGTGGTCGCTGCAGGAACTGCACAAGGAGCTGGAAGCATGA
- the carA gene encoding glutamine-hydrolyzing carbamoyl-phosphate synthase small subunit, with the protein MTQPAILVLEDGTVFEGESVGANGLSVGEVVFNTAMTGYQEVLTDPSYARQMVTLTYPHIGNTGFTDQDDEARKIWASGLIVRDVPRRPSNWRSQVALPEWLQARGVVAISGIDTRKLTRLLRQKGAQNGALMAGEIDVEKALDAARRFPGLKGMDLAKVVSTESTYNWQEGQLDLNADAFVRAGLKYKVVAFDYGVKLNILRMLAERGCDVTVVPAQTPVAEVLALQPDGVFLSNGPGDPEPCDYAIGAIKELIAQKVPTFGICLGHQLLALAAGARTLKMATGHHGANHPVQDLDGGRVMITSQNHGFAVDESTLPANVRVTHRSLFDGTNQGIALTDAPAFSFQGHPEASPGPRDVGPLFDRFVDLMAARA; encoded by the coding sequence GTGACCCAACCCGCAATCCTTGTCCTCGAAGACGGCACCGTGTTCGAGGGCGAATCCGTAGGCGCCAACGGGCTTTCCGTCGGTGAAGTGGTGTTCAACACTGCCATGACCGGCTATCAGGAAGTCCTGACCGATCCCTCCTACGCCCGCCAGATGGTCACGCTGACCTATCCGCATATTGGCAATACCGGCTTCACCGATCAGGACGACGAAGCCCGCAAGATCTGGGCGTCCGGCCTGATCGTGCGCGACGTGCCGCGCCGCCCCAGCAACTGGCGCAGCCAGGTGGCCTTGCCGGAATGGCTGCAGGCCCGCGGTGTGGTGGCCATCTCCGGCATCGACACCCGCAAGCTGACACGGCTGCTGCGGCAGAAGGGCGCCCAAAACGGTGCGCTGATGGCCGGTGAGATCGACGTCGAAAAAGCGCTGGACGCCGCGCGCAGGTTCCCCGGCCTGAAGGGCATGGATCTGGCCAAGGTGGTCTCGACCGAGAGCACCTACAACTGGCAGGAAGGCCAGCTGGATCTCAACGCCGACGCGTTCGTGCGGGCCGGGCTGAAGTACAAAGTTGTCGCTTTCGACTATGGCGTCAAGCTCAATATTCTGCGCATGCTGGCCGAGCGCGGCTGCGACGTCACCGTGGTGCCGGCGCAGACGCCGGTCGCCGAGGTCTTGGCACTGCAGCCCGATGGCGTGTTCCTGTCCAACGGGCCGGGCGACCCGGAACCGTGCGATTACGCGATCGGTGCGATCAAGGAACTGATCGCGCAGAAGGTGCCGACCTTCGGCATCTGCCTGGGCCATCAGTTGCTGGCGCTGGCCGCCGGTGCCAGGACGCTCAAGATGGCCACCGGCCATCACGGTGCCAACCACCCGGTGCAGGATCTGGACGGCGGCCGGGTGATGATTACCTCGCAGAACCACGGTTTTGCAGTGGATGAAAGCACCTTGCCGGCCAATGTGCGGGTGACCCATCGGTCGTTGTTCGATGGCACCAACCAGGGCATCGCGCTGACCGACGCACCGGCGTTCTCGTTCCAGGGCCACCCGGAAGCATCGCCGGGACCGCGCGATGTAGGGCCGTTGTTCGATCGGTTCGTGGATCTGATGGCGGCGCGCGCCTGA
- the dapB gene encoding 4-hydroxy-tetrahydrodipicolinate reductase, with amino-acid sequence MTSSAVKVLIHGASGRMGKALLRLAAEDESLQVVGAVVGRSPSQRVIDGVPFFAASELGGAPAFDVAIDFSLPQGFAPILALCAQRGKPLVSGTTGLDEAQRVALRDAAQQIPWVWASNFSLGVAVLTELVERAAGTLPGWDCDIIEAHHVHKQDAPSGTALTLGEAATVSGAQPRYVSLRAGDIIGEHTVQFTGLGERVELVHRATNRDIFARGALHAAKRLIGKPAGSYRVRDLLL; translated from the coding sequence ATGACAAGCTCTGCTGTGAAAGTTCTGATCCACGGCGCCTCCGGGCGGATGGGCAAGGCGTTGCTGCGATTGGCTGCCGAAGATGAGAGCTTGCAGGTGGTCGGTGCGGTGGTGGGTCGCTCGCCATCGCAACGCGTGATCGACGGCGTGCCGTTTTTTGCCGCCAGCGAGCTCGGCGGCGCGCCTGCGTTCGATGTGGCCATCGACTTCAGCTTGCCGCAGGGCTTCGCACCGATCCTGGCGCTGTGTGCGCAGCGCGGTAAGCCGCTGGTGTCCGGCACCACCGGGCTGGACGAAGCGCAGCGCGTGGCACTGCGCGATGCGGCCCAACAGATTCCATGGGTATGGGCATCCAATTTCAGTCTGGGCGTGGCAGTGCTCACCGAGTTGGTGGAGCGCGCCGCCGGCACCTTGCCGGGCTGGGATTGCGACATCATCGAAGCGCATCACGTGCACAAGCAGGATGCGCCGTCCGGAACCGCATTGACCCTGGGCGAGGCCGCGACCGTTAGCGGCGCGCAGCCGCGCTATGTCAGCCTGCGTGCCGGCGACATCATCGGCGAACACACCGTGCAGTTCACCGGGTTGGGCGAGCGGGTCGAACTGGTGCATCGCGCCACCAACCGCGACATCTTCGCGCGCGGTGCCCTGCATGCCGCCAAGCGACTGATCGGCAAGCCGGCCGGCAGCTACCGCGTGCGCGATCTGCTGCTGTAA
- a CDS encoding IS5 family transposase (programmed frameshift), with protein MEITPAQFALIEHCLPLQRGNVSMTNLQVVNALLYVAEHGCKWRGLPERFGNWHTVYTRINRWAKSGVLDRMFAQLQTCQIVRIKIEAVSLDSTSIKVHPDGTGAFKKNGPQSIGKSRGGWNTKIHMVAADARTAITFGLTPGNAHDAPAGRALLEHLGPVERPVHLLMDRAYEGNETRQLALDLGFVPVVPPKSNRVDPWEYDKEMYKRRNEVERLFRRLKGYRRIFTRFEKLDVMFLGFLSFVLVVDGLRMC; from the exons ATGGAGATCACGCCAGCACAATTTGCACTCATCGAGCATTGCCTACCTTTGCAACGCGGCAATGTCAGCATGACCAACCTGCAGGTAGTCAACGCCCTTCTTTACGTCGCAGAGCATGGCTGCAAATGGCGCGGTCTGCCCGAGCGCTTTGGCAACTGGCATACGGTGTACACGCGCATTAACCGTTGGGCCAAGTCCGGTGTGCTGGACCGGATGTTCGCCCAATTGCAGACCTGCCAGATCGTGCGCATCAAAATCGAAGCGGTCTCGCTGGACTCCACCAGCATCAAGGTGCATCCGGATGGCACTGGCGCAT TTAAAAAAAACGGCCCACAATCCATCGGGAAATCGCGCGGCGGATGGAACACCAAAATTCATATGGTTGCCGCAGATGCTCGAACAGCCATCACGTTCGGATTGACGCCTGGCAACGCACATGACGCACCCGCAGGCCGCGCGTTGCTTGAACACCTGGGGCCAGTGGAGCGGCCGGTTCATCTGCTGATGGATCGCGCTTACGAAGGCAATGAAACCCGCCAGTTGGCGCTCGATCTTGGCTTCGTGCCGGTGGTTCCACCCAAGTCCAATCGGGTCGATCCTTGGGAGTACGACAAGGAAATGTACAAGCGGCGCAACGAAGTGGAGAGGCTGTTCCGTCGCTTGAAGGGCTACCGACGGATTTTCACGCGCTTCGAGAAGCTGGATGTCATGTTCCTTGGCTTCCTCAGCTTCGTTCTGGTCGTTGATGGGCTTCGGATGTGTTAA
- a CDS encoding MOSC domain-containing protein, with protein sequence MTVDAAEQGAPTAIRIDSVAIGSARDFTRPGSRSAIDKRALQGTVQVGIEGLEGDEQGDRRVHGGPDKAIHHYPRDHYAAWREELGPHVLLEAAGAFGENLSSAGLTEADVCLGDRFALGTAVVEVSQLRQPCWKLSDRFGVRELARRVQETGRTGWYYRVLQPGSVAAGDLLTLQARPYPQWTLSRLQQVLYARQVDVAAVTAVLQLPLVPSWRALFERRLQRSEVESWSKRLDGSSA encoded by the coding sequence GTGACAGTGGACGCGGCAGAGCAGGGCGCGCCGACTGCGATCAGGATCGACAGCGTTGCCATCGGCAGCGCACGCGACTTCACCCGTCCTGGCAGCCGCAGTGCGATCGACAAGCGTGCGCTGCAGGGCACTGTGCAAGTGGGTATCGAAGGCCTGGAAGGCGACGAGCAAGGCGACCGGCGCGTGCATGGCGGGCCGGACAAGGCCATCCATCATTACCCGCGCGATCACTACGCCGCCTGGCGCGAGGAACTTGGCCCGCACGTGCTGCTGGAGGCTGCCGGTGCCTTCGGCGAAAACCTCAGCAGTGCCGGCCTGACCGAAGCCGATGTGTGTCTCGGCGATCGCTTCGCGTTGGGCACGGCCGTAGTGGAGGTATCGCAGTTACGGCAACCGTGCTGGAAGTTGTCGGACCGGTTTGGGGTGCGCGAGCTGGCGCGGCGCGTGCAGGAAACCGGACGCACCGGCTGGTACTACCGCGTGCTGCAGCCAGGCAGCGTCGCGGCCGGCGACCTGCTGACCCTGCAGGCGCGCCCGTATCCGCAGTGGACGCTGTCGCGCCTGCAGCAGGTGCTGTATGCACGCCAGGTCGATGTTGCCGCCGTCACTGCGGTGTTGCAGCTGCCGTTGGTACCGTCATGGCGTGCGCTGTTCGAACGTCGCCTGCAACGCAGTGAAGTGGAAAGCTGGAGCAAACGGCTGGATGGCAGCAGCGCATAA
- a CDS encoding PLP-dependent aminotransferase family protein — translation MTTSFQISRRAQALTSSAIREILKVTERPEVISFAGGLPSPATFPVERMRAASDQVLRDAPQAALQYGPTEGFAPLREWVAARLSRDGASIRPSQVLITTGSQQGLDLLGKLFIDEGSKVLVETPSYLGALQAFSLFQPGFVGMPSDEDGVVVDALDPALLADARFLYCLPNFQNPTGRRLPLARRQALVARAAEAGVPIVEDDPYGELYYSGQPLPSLLSMQPDGVIYMGSFSKVLAPGLRLGYVVAPEAVLGKLIQAKQAADLHTPSFTQRVVYQTLQDDFLDTHIPQIRALYARQCSLMLEALDRHFPAQVQWNRPEGGMFLWVTLPPGLDGTALLARAIARNVAFVPGAPFFATLPQTNTLRLSFVTVPGEKIDAGIQVLGELLREALDALAGQGA, via the coding sequence ATGACAACCTCCTTCCAGATCTCCCGACGTGCGCAGGCGCTGACCAGTTCGGCGATTCGCGAAATCCTTAAAGTGACCGAGCGGCCGGAGGTGATTTCCTTCGCCGGCGGGTTACCGTCGCCAGCCACGTTTCCGGTGGAGCGCATGCGCGCGGCCAGCGACCAGGTGCTGCGCGATGCGCCACAGGCGGCCTTGCAATACGGCCCCACCGAAGGCTTCGCGCCGCTGCGCGAGTGGGTGGCCGCGCGGCTGAGTCGCGATGGCGCCAGCATCCGGCCCAGCCAGGTGCTGATCACCACGGGTTCGCAACAGGGCCTGGATCTGCTCGGCAAGCTCTTTATCGATGAAGGCAGCAAGGTGCTGGTGGAAACGCCGAGCTATCTGGGTGCACTGCAGGCGTTTTCGTTGTTCCAGCCAGGCTTCGTCGGCATGCCCTCGGACGAGGACGGTGTTGTGGTGGACGCGCTGGATCCGGCGCTGCTGGCCGATGCGCGCTTTCTGTACTGCCTGCCGAATTTTCAGAATCCCACCGGCCGGCGCTTGCCGTTGGCGCGTCGCCAGGCGCTGGTGGCGCGCGCGGCCGAGGCGGGCGTGCCGATCGTCGAAGACGACCCGTACGGCGAGCTGTACTACAGTGGGCAGCCGTTGCCGAGTCTGCTGTCGATGCAGCCTGACGGCGTCATCTACATGGGGTCCTTTTCCAAGGTGCTCGCGCCCGGTTTGCGGCTGGGGTATGTGGTCGCGCCCGAAGCGGTGCTGGGCAAGCTGATCCAGGCCAAGCAGGCGGCCGATCTGCACACACCATCTTTCACGCAGCGCGTGGTGTACCAGACACTGCAGGACGATTTTCTCGACACCCATATCCCGCAGATCCGCGCGTTGTATGCGCGCCAATGCAGCCTGATGCTGGAGGCGCTGGATCGGCATTTTCCGGCGCAGGTGCAATGGAACCGTCCGGAAGGCGGGATGTTCCTGTGGGTGACCTTGCCACCGGGGTTGGATGGCACTGCATTGCTGGCGCGGGCTATCGCACGCAATGTTGCGTTCGTGCCGGGCGCGCCATTCTTCGCCACCTTGCCGCAGACCAATACGCTACGCCTGTCGTTTGTCACCGTGCCCGGCGAGAAGATCGATGCCGGCATCCAGGTGTTGGGCGAGTTGCTGCGCGAGGCGCTGGACGCGTTGGCGGGACAGGGCGCGTGA
- a CDS encoding DUF6587 family protein, translating to MALSLALQYLVIAIAVLVSLWVVMKKQFPNVLHRLRRALARGLLRSGRPAWMQALGRRVAPPATQNASACGGCDSCGPTPPRRH from the coding sequence GTGGCGCTTTCGCTCGCACTGCAATACCTGGTGATCGCCATTGCCGTGCTGGTCAGCCTGTGGGTGGTGATGAAGAAGCAGTTCCCCAATGTGCTGCACCGCCTGCGTCGTGCGCTTGCACGTGGTCTGCTGCGCAGCGGGCGACCGGCATGGATGCAGGCGCTTGGGCGCCGCGTTGCACCGCCCGCCACGCAAAACGCATCGGCGTGCGGCGGTTGCGACAGCTGCGGCCCGACCCCGCCGCGTCGTCACTGA
- the feoB gene encoding ferrous iron transporter B, which produces MSAAAVPLRLALVGNPNSGKTALFNQLTGSRQKVANYTGVTVERKEGHFRAPSGRDFAVLDLPGAYSLQPASLDEAITRDLCRGFYPGEPAPDVLVYVMDATNLRLHLRFALELRELGRPMIVALNMVDAAQRRGIVIDLPALEQALGVPVVETVAVRRGGAKVLVERLDAQAASLAAPTASPPADGNYHVQVRQILSTAVTMPTRTSRVDDALDRWLLHPIWGLVTLAVVMFLIFQAVYAWAAPVMDLIDGGTAALGQWVGAILPEGPLNSLLKDGVIAGLGGVIVFLPQILILFAFILALEESGYLPRAAFLLDRMMSAAGLSGRSFIPLLSSFACAVPGIMSTRSIQDPRDRLATIMVAPLMTCSARLPVYALLIGAFIPQGTAWGIFNQQGLVLFGLYAAAILSALLVSWTMKKWRRDKSEHPLMLELPSYRVPQLRDLALGLWERAWIFLKRVGGIILALTILLWFLLSFPAAPANATLPPIDYSFAGRIGHAMAAFFAPLGFNWQICIALIPGLAAREVAVASLATVYALSAADDAAAAQALSPLISDGWSLATALSLLVWYIYAPMCISTLATIRRETNSWKQMAVSAVYLFALAYLASLVTYQLAVLLGAG; this is translated from the coding sequence ATGAGCGCGGCGGCGGTCCCCTTGCGTTTGGCGCTGGTTGGCAATCCCAACAGCGGCAAGACCGCGCTGTTCAACCAGCTGACCGGCAGCCGGCAGAAGGTGGCCAATTACACCGGCGTCACTGTCGAGCGTAAGGAAGGACACTTCCGTGCGCCGTCAGGGCGCGACTTCGCGGTGCTGGATCTGCCCGGCGCCTACAGCCTCCAACCGGCGAGCCTGGACGAGGCGATCACCCGCGACCTGTGCCGTGGCTTCTATCCGGGCGAGCCGGCACCGGACGTGCTGGTCTACGTGATGGATGCGACCAATCTGCGCCTGCATCTGCGCTTTGCGCTGGAGCTGCGCGAACTCGGCCGGCCGATGATCGTGGCGTTGAACATGGTGGACGCCGCGCAGCGCCGCGGCATCGTCATCGACCTGCCGGCGCTGGAGCAGGCGCTTGGCGTGCCGGTGGTCGAAACGGTGGCAGTGCGGCGCGGCGGTGCCAAGGTGCTGGTCGAGCGGCTCGACGCGCAGGCGGCCAGTCTGGCAGCGCCCACCGCCAGCCCGCCGGCCGACGGCAATTACCACGTACAGGTGCGGCAGATCCTCAGCACGGCGGTGACCATGCCCACGCGCACCTCGCGTGTGGACGATGCGCTGGACCGCTGGTTGCTGCATCCGATCTGGGGCCTGGTCACGCTGGCGGTGGTGATGTTCCTGATCTTCCAGGCGGTGTATGCCTGGGCCGCGCCGGTGATGGACTTGATCGACGGCGGCACCGCCGCGCTGGGCCAGTGGGTGGGCGCCATCTTGCCGGAAGGTCCCCTCAACAGCCTGCTCAAGGATGGCGTGATCGCCGGGCTGGGCGGGGTCATCGTGTTCCTGCCGCAGATCCTGATCCTGTTCGCCTTCATCCTGGCATTGGAAGAATCCGGCTACCTGCCGCGTGCCGCCTTCCTGCTCGATCGCATGATGTCCGCGGCCGGCCTGTCGGGGCGCTCGTTCATTCCGCTGTTGTCGAGCTTTGCCTGTGCGGTGCCGGGCATCATGTCCACGCGCAGCATCCAGGACCCGCGCGACCGGCTTGCGACCATCATGGTCGCGCCGTTGATGACGTGTTCGGCGCGGCTGCCAGTGTATGCATTGCTCATCGGTGCCTTTATTCCGCAGGGGACCGCGTGGGGCATCTTCAATCAGCAGGGATTGGTGCTGTTCGGGCTGTACGCCGCGGCCATCCTCAGTGCGCTGCTGGTGTCGTGGACGATGAAGAAGTGGCGGCGCGACAAGAGCGAGCATCCGCTGATGCTGGAGCTGCCGTCCTATCGTGTGCCGCAGCTGCGCGATCTGGCGCTGGGCCTGTGGGAGCGTGCGTGGATCTTTCTCAAGCGGGTGGGCGGCATCATCCTGGCGCTGACCATCCTGCTGTGGTTCCTGCTCTCGTTCCCGGCGGCGCCAGCCAATGCCACCTTGCCGCCGATCGACTACAGCTTCGCAGGCCGCATCGGCCATGCAATGGCAGCGTTCTTCGCACCGCTGGGCTTCAACTGGCAGATCTGTATTGCGCTGATCCCCGGCCTGGCCGCGCGCGAAGTAGCGGTGGCTTCGCTCGCCACCGTGTACGCACTGTCTGCTGCCGACGACGCTGCGGCAGCGCAGGCGTTGTCGCCGCTGATCAGCGATGGATGGTCGCTGGCCACCGCGTTGTCGCTGCTGGTCTGGTACATCTACGCACCGATGTGCATTTCCACATTGGCCACGATCAGGCGCGAAACCAACTCATGGAAGCAGATGGCCGTCAGCGCGGTGTACCTGTTCGCGCTGGCCTACCTGGCCTCGCTGGTGACCTACCAGCTGGCCGTACTGCTGGGAGCCGGCTGA
- a CDS encoding FeoA family protein, with protein sequence MTLSDMPLHRVAIVDSVENRLPNDTIARRLRELGFVAGEEVTVLATGPVGREPLLVQVGYTRFALRRSEAARVQVREAGVWA encoded by the coding sequence GTGACGCTGTCCGACATGCCTCTGCATCGCGTCGCCATCGTGGACTCCGTGGAGAATCGTCTCCCCAACGACACGATTGCCCGGCGCTTGCGGGAGTTGGGCTTTGTCGCTGGCGAGGAAGTCACGGTGCTGGCCACCGGTCCAGTCGGTCGCGAACCGCTGTTGGTGCAGGTCGGCTACACGCGGTTTGCCTTGCGCCGCAGCGAGGCCGCGCGCGTGCAGGTGCGCGAAGCGGGCGTGTGGGCATGA